Proteins from a single region of Sordaria macrospora chromosome 7, complete sequence:
- a CDS encoding mitochondrial 37S ribosomal protein uS7m encodes MPARLGLSAAFRSLSIRTNQLPQKQSIAAAAVQARTYITDSTTTSSRLPPRVQQQQQQQQQQRTQPFSTETTNSNNGDLPPPVEVTPENAAALSQLSEIAYGVKAADVSLEGHKYGLPTLPLPSELHHKYRYSEVVSHATKLLMKDGKLSKAQRDMAMILNYLRSSPPPKLNPSRPLIPGHPPASHLPLNPVEYLTVAIDSVAPLIKLRGYKGLAGGGRSLEVPQPIPARQRRSTAFKWILDVVNKKPSKGSGRTMFAHRVAEEIVAVVEGRSSVWDKRLLLHKQGTAARANLNAPALLMKGKKM; translated from the exons ATGCCTGCGAGGTTGGGTCTCAGCGCCGCCTTCCGGTCCCTGTCCATCCGGACAAACCAATTGCCTCAGAAGCAATCgattgccgccgccgccgtgcaGGCGCGCACCTACATTACagattccaccaccacctcgtcgAGGCTACCACCCAGagtccagcagcaacaacaacaacagcaacaacaaaggacACAACCGTTCTCGACCGagaccaccaacagcaacaatggcgaccttccaccaccagtAGAAGTCACCCCCGAGAACGCTGCCGCCCTGTCCCAGCTGTCCGAGATCGCATACGGTGTCAAGGCGGCCGACGTCTCGCTCGAGGGCCACAAGTACGGTCTGCCCacgctgccgctgccgtcgGAGTTGCACCACAAGTACCGCTACTCGGAGGTCGTCAGCCACGCCACCAAGTTGCTTAtgaaggatggaaagctgAGCAAGGCGCAGAGG GACATGGCCATGATCCTAAACTACCTCCGCTCCTCGCCCCCTCCCAAACTCAACCCCTCGCGCCCTCTGATCCCCGGCCACCCTCCGGCCTCGCACCTGCCGCTCAACCCGGTCGAGTACCTCACGGTGGCCATCGACTCGGTGGCGCCCCTGATCAAGCTGCGCGGCTACAAGGGTCtggccggtggtggtcgcTCGCTCGAAGTGCCGCAGCCGATTCCTGCGCGCCAGCGCCGCTCCACGGCCTTCAAGTGGATCTTGGACGTGGTCAACAAGAAGCCCAGCAAGGGGTCTGGTCGTACCATGTTCGCGCACAGAGTCGCCGAGGAgatcgtcgccgtcgtcgagggCAGGAGCTCGGTCTGGGATAAGCGCCTGTTGCTGCACAAGCAGGGCACGGCCGCCAGAGCCAACTTGAACGCGCCGGCGCTGCTTatgaagggcaagaagatgTGA